ACcatgatttttaaaatacatttttgcacaATTTGCAAACGTTGTTCCGAAGTAattctatttaattatgaaatggcAAAACATACTGTCCACAAATGTACCACCAACTATCAAATTATATATGACTAGAAAGAGTGTAACCAATTTAAAGTTGTATACCTCTAAAAAACACCCGTTAGAATCTGTATCGTCTACTCCTTAAGCACCTCCGATGTACACATTTTGTTAAAAACTTGTAAACGCTGATCAAACTATTGCATTTTGCAACAAATCGCTCGCATGTACGTTGTTGCACATTTCTTCTTCCTATTTGAATGTGTGTATGCACCCCGCCCGCGCGGCCGGGCCCGggccggcggcgcgcgcgcgggcgGGCTGCAGCGAGCGAGTGTGCGCAGGTGATGTCGCTGTCGGGCGACGTGCTGCCGCAGTACCGCCAGGAGGCGCCCAAGACGCCGCCGCACATCCTGCTGCACTACTGCGCCTTCAAGGCCATCTGGGACTGGATCATCCTGTGCCTGACCTTCTACACGGCCATCATGGTGCCCTACAACGTGGCCTTCAAGAACAAGACGAGCGAGGACGTGTCGCTGCTCGTCATCGACTCCATCGTGGACGTGGTGTTCTTCATCGACATCGTGCTGAACTTCCACACGACGTTCGTGGGCCCGGGCGGCGAGGTGGTGAGCGACCCCAAGGTCATCCGCAAGAACTACTTCAAGTCGTGGTTCCTCATCGACCTGCTCTCGTGCCTGCCCTACGACGTCTTCAACGCCTTCGACCACGACGAGGACGTGAGTGCTTTTTGTCATTGAATTCatttaacactagagtacacgcgcggactactatagtagaccagggtaacactttacgctataactttttgaaaacttgcgccagagagctggcattccaggaaagcctcgtttactaaattttTCATTAAGCCAGTAAAGGTTGGGTCACTAGtctgcgcacttttctaaaattggccgttaaaactgcgggtctactcaaaaacccgaaatcactcgacaaaaaaattatgaaagacttGCAACAAATGGATTTACCCCATGTACCAGGCAGTAGAAAGTCTtgaatactatgacagataaaaaacaaatcatattttttcagtcaattttttttcagtcaattgttttttgttaacattggtCTCAGAGTGctattttggtccaaaaaatttacaacttttaaatatgtttataatgtttgatcccaaatagttatacagggtgttaggtaaatgggtatatgagccgacactagcccatgttaacatggtcatataaatggtatggtgaagtcagaaaattgataccttcattttaattattttatttttcattcaaatcggattttatgaaattatttttgtatgaaaattaaaaaaaataaaatgatgatatcaaatttctgacttcaccataccatttatatgaccaagttaacatgggctagtgtcggctcatatacccatttacctaacaccctgtataaataaactttgattataaaataactataataaacacttttatcatttacatagtAATTCTATACATACATTGCTtacaaactgatttacagtgattttaaattggcttaccagagtaggccgcgcgtgtattcgtgtaaaaaagggggcgcgtgtactgcagtgttaaacaggttttaacgcgatacgcggatagGTTGCTTTTTGTCAATGTTGTGCGAGTGCCGATCATGATAGTTTGCTATACAAAATTCCTGATAAAATCAGAGAATTAAGGTTTTTATCAAATGCAACTACCAAAAAAATCATTCAATACTATGTAGTTGCATtttaactacataataataatgtgattTATTTTGTTCATCTACCACTTTTATCTAACATATATGCTCGTATTATGAAATAAAGCTCGAAACTTAATTAGACCtagatttaaaaatattcagacCGAAACGTGTGAATGTACTCGATGCCACTGGCGACACCTGGCGCGCTCCGCAGGGCATCGGCAGCCTGTTCAGCGCGCTGAAGGTGGTGCGGCTGCTGCGCCTGGGCCGCGTGGTGCGCAAGCTGGACCGCTACCTGGAGTACGGCGCCGCCATGCTCATCCTGCTGCTGTGCTTCTACATGCTGGTGGCGCACTGGCTGGCCTGCGTGTGGTACTCCATCGGCCGCTCCGACGCCGACTCGGGCCTGCAGTACTCGTGGCTGTGGAAGCTGGCCAACGTCACGCAGACGCCGTACTCGTACGTGTGGTCCAACGAGTCCGACGGGCCCGAGCTCGTCAACGGGCCCTCGCGCAAGACCATGTACGTGACCGCGCTCTACTTCACCATGACCTGCATGACCTCCGTGGGCTTCGGCAACGTCGCCGCCGAGACCGATAACGAGAAGATCTTCACCATCTGCATGATGATCGTAGCAGGTGCCGGAACTCTTCTGTTATTAGCCGGAGCACCGCGCGACCCCCCGGCAGGCGCTGCGCGGGGGGCCGCGCCCGCACCCGAGTTATGTCGCGCCGCGTGCGGGCCGGGCCGGCCGCGCGTGTGGGGCCGCAGCGCTCGCCTGCGCCGCCCACACCGCAACCCGAATGCGCCGCCGACCACGACTCGCACATTCAGGCTGTTGAAAAACTACATTTCAGAGAGGGCATTGTTAGTAGTGAttcttattaattttcatttctatgcgtgttgattttgttttgatttaaactgatactttgtgtatttttaatttgtgaacgAGTTGAGtgtgttttgtttattatttcattattttcacaTCATTACTGACACGCCTCACTCGCGAGTGTTGTTTTCTGACATCCTGTTGTCGGCGTTAGTAGTTGTTTTGTTTTCCCGTTTGGTTGTCCCGTCCCTCCCGGTGCAGGCCCACGAAGCGTCGCGACAGTCACCTGTGTGGTCTCGCGCCGGTGTGTTGTCTCACTCGCGCCGGTAGTGTTGTCTCACTCGCGCCACCCGCCCCGGTCGTGTCGTTTGTGTTGTTGCTGGTAGGACGGTGAGGCAGCACCTTCACCTAGCGCTAGACGAAATTAACCAGAAGCTAGAATGAGAGAATAATTATCAGAAAAGCAATAAATGGCACTTTGGCTATCACTGCTACAATTTCGTGTTATTGTTCACAGCGTTgactacagggtgttaggtaaatgggttcatacaaatttaaattgataaaatcagatttttatgaaaattaaaataattaaaatgataatatcaattttctgacttcaccataccattcatatgtataaaatgttaacatgggctagtatcCGCTTATGaaaccatttacctaacaacctGTATATGTGTTGTCAATGCTATTCCACTGTGCCTTTTATTGTAAGATTTTAATCAGAGCGCGTTACTGGtcaaataatcatattattaattattattgttatattcgATTAATACCGCATTTCCTAAAAACATGACGTAAGTAGAAAGAAACGATTTAACAGCGAGGAGCGCCAAAGCGCGGAGACTAACTTCGTAGCTGTTCGCAGCGCTTCTGTACGCGACAATATTCGGGCACGTGACCACGATCATCCAGCAGATGACGTCGGCCACGGCCAAGTACCACGACATGCTCAACAACGTGCGCGAGTTCATGAAGCTGCACGAGGTGCCCAAGGCGCTGAGCGAGCGCGTCATGGACTACGTCGTCTCCACCTGGGCCATGACCAAGGGGCTCGACACTGACAAGGTACGCCCCGACTGCCGCGATGCCGTGCCGTTCGCGGCTGGTTACATTGTTATGTCGTCAGTGAATTTGGATGGACAGAGGTGCGGCGTTCTCTTTTGTCGACTCGGTATTTTCATCGTAAAATTTGAAGCGGTAACCCAATAATTTTGCTTGTGGCAGTTCTGCGGTGTAGAGTGTCGCTCGCGTTGCAGGTGCTGAACTACTGCCCCAAGGACATGAAGGCGGACATCTGCGTGCACCTGAACCGCAAGGTGTTCAACGAGCACCCGGCCTTCCGCCTGGCGTCCGACGGCTGCCTGCGCGCGCTGGCCATGCACTTCCACATGTCGCACTCGGCGCCCGGCGACCTGCTGTACCACACGGGCGAGTCCATCGACTCGCTGTGCTTCATCGTCACCGGCAGCCTCGAGGTCATCCAGGACGACGAGGTGGTGGCCATCCTGGGTAGGTCCCGTCCGCCTCGGGTATGCACGCGAGGCGAGGCGCAGGCGGTACAGTGCGCTTGTTGCAGGCAAGGGTGACGTGTTCGGCGACTCGTTCTGGAAGGACAGCGCCGTGGGGCAGTCGGCGGCCAACGTGCGCGCGCTGACGTACTGCGACCTGCACACCATCAAGCGCGACCGCCTGCTGGAGGTGCTGGACTTCTACCAGGCCTTCGCCAACTCCTTCGCGCGCAACCTCACGCTCACCTACAACCTGCGCCACCGGCTCATCTTCCGCAAGGTACGCCACCCGAGATCATTTTGTGCGTCGTCATCTATCTTTTATGAAGTCCTCTACTCTAGGCGCGCTctattttgaaaaaatcttaaaaaaaacgtGGTCAGTATCATTCATTCAAGAAgttttaagcattttttttatttcggggGTACATAATTGGAATAAAGCCGTTCGCGCGTCGCAGGTGGCGGACGTGCGGCGCGAGCGCGAGCTCATGGAGCGCCGCAAGCGCGAGCCGCAGCTGGAGCAGGCGCAGGACCACCTCGTGCGCAAAATCTTCTCGCGCTTCCGCCGCGAGCGCAGcgtcgccgccgcgcccgcgccgccgcccgcgcgcgcGCCGTCCGCGCCCGCCgcacccgccgccgccgccgccgccgcgcccaaCTCGCTGAGCGGTGAGTGGATCTCAAACTTTTTTCTTTAGGGCGATGCGGCCAGTCAATGGATTTTCTATTGGCTCGACTGCCGTTTGCGAGAGTTAGCGAGTCGACCGCTTCGGCAAATTCAGTCAAATCGGCGGGAAACGTTGACGCGCCGCACATCTGCTCCGACGTTTTAAAGAGGAAACATTCGACCGTTTGGTCGTGTGTCGAACGAGCTCCGAAGCTGTCGCACCACGATTCGAAAAAATCTTTCGCCGTTAGAATCCTACGTCGTTTCCGACGAATGCAGGCGGGGCGAAGCGGGATTCCAACGGCGAACGAACGCAGATTCGAAACTCCCAGGTTCGAAAGTTTCGAAACGCCATTCGAACGACGACCGACGAAATCCGAAAGGCTTCCGTCTAACCCAAAACTGTTTCGCAGCCAGTCCCGCGGACCCCGAGCGGGGCGAGCCGGGCGCGGGAGGGGCGGGCGGGACGGGcggggcgggcgcggcgcgcggcaaGTGGGGCCGGCTGCTGGCGGGCGGCTCGCTGGACGCGGGCGAGGGCGCGCGTGGCGTGTTCGCGCGCAGCCTGAGCGTGCGCGAGCGGCCCGCGGCGCTGggagcgggcgcgggcgcgggagcgggagcgggagcgggcgcgggcgcgggagCGGGTGATGCGGGCACGCTGCTGAAGGCGCAGTTCGCGAAAGCGCGCTCGGCGTCCGCGCTGGGCGCCGCGCGCCAGGACACCATCGAGGAGGTACTGTCGACGATTTAATCGAAAATCATTTTTACTCTGTGCcgacccgatttcttgatattgcaagcacgataatcgggtcgtcgcgcgctgatttacaccttaattccccacttcttggtcttgtgtaaaaggcggtgtggtcatgcctttttaacgtgtatcttaagtttgtacgccataaatgGAAAGTTTCAGCCagctcccgctgcatacgcccttgacttctaagcaacactatttgagcaacttgagctggagtaatgggcattattctcaaattatggaaacgagaataaccctaagattaatttaaaaacaaaaaacaaaacaccaaactcttacaacatttaatatcgaatttaaacttacccgtactctttacgctccaacaacgaaatgcgtttcttgagtcaaaaaagttagacgcattttttttataaatcaagcctcttaaattaacaaaaacaaatgttctgttaacatgtcacacgaaacttaggtatacaacacctatttggcctcatatctggttgtttaggcttgggccaaattccgtgccgctgagtgtagaTAGATTCTACCACTTTGTCAAAGGCGTTATAAAACTTTTGACTGTAACAGATATaactccacaaaattacagctctctagtccCAATCCCTCAGGCACAATCAGTTCGGATTggtaaaatcagtcaaaagtaattttaatttatttacaaatcagGAGTTAGAGGAGAAGCGCGTGGCACCCGCCGCCGCAGCGCCTGCGCACGCGTCCACTCAGgcgcccgccgccgcctgcTCGCTCGCCGGCGCCGCCTCGCTCGCCGGCGCCTCGCTTACCGGCGCCTTGCACACCGGCGCCTCGCACGGCGCGCCCGCGTCGGCCGCGGCGCTGGCGCACGCCGCCTCGTCGCACGACGCGGCGCTGGCCGAGCTGCGGCGCGACGTGCGCAACGAGGTGCAGAGACTGCAGCAGAAGGTGAAGGAATCGCATCCCGCCGTCCGACCGGAGACCGCGCTCTTTTAAATTGATGACGAATCGTATGCGACGTTTTTCGTCGCTCGGGTCGCATTAAAAATCAGTCAGTCGGAACCTTTTCAGACGCTTTCTATCTCAGCCTCGGTGAAGcgttcgcgctcaccagttggcgccactggcgagtgaGGTCCTATCGCTCGCTCACGGTTAAGACAGACGCGCCAATCGGCGAGCGGCAGGTGGACAAGAGCCGGTGAGCGCAGTCAAGAAAACCCTCATTCTATCGGTGCATATAAAAACTAAATCACTTCTGATACTCGAAGAAGTGATCAATATTgcgacttatttattttattttaataatgattttctCGAAAAAGTGCACCGGGCGCTCGCGTCTCGACCGCTTTATTTTTTGACACGTTCGCATTAAACactgaatataatatttgtCAACGATCAGTTGGGGCGCGTGGAAGAGCTGCTGACGATGCTGGCGACGCGCCTGGGCGCGGACACGGACGCGGGCCCCGGGCCGGCGGGCGCGGGCCCCGGGCCGGCGGGGGCGGGCCCCGGCGCGGGCCCCGGGCCGGCGGGGGCGGGCCCCGACGACGAGCGGCCGCGCGCGCCCACCGACGTCGCCGCACTCGCGCGGAAACGCCGCTCCAAGGTTATAATTTGGTTAAATGCATAgtttgtatacctactacaaataaataaataaataaattagtgcaaaaaCAGCCAAAATATCCCAGTTTCTCGAGCACCATAGGAGTAACATAGGTTTTTCAGGGTTGCGAAATGCGAACTTGGGTGTATGTATACTTCTCTCGAGGAACCCTACAACTAGGCCGGTAGaataaaatacattgatttAACAAGTCGGAAACAATTCCTACAAAAGGTTTATTGTCTTATGGCTTCATTTGTTGCATTATACCGCGTAAAGAACTTATAGTATCAAAAACTCGTCTTCATGACTAAAGGACATTTAAtctcctgcattgaataagatcaaacatatgttttggacaaaccatTCTCATGCTAATGTTCGACAAAGTATAACCAGCGTTtccctgtcaaggctcgcgAGTTGTattcgcctatccttgttcgtccaaCCCGTTCCTTAACTACGGTTGGTGCACCTCTTCCtcgcactctcctgaacgactctgtgttatctgCTATGTCTGTCCCTCTTAATTTACTGAAGTTCGCTGAGCCAGTTAAAGTTGGACAACACTGAAGTGTCCCATACACATAAATATGATATCCAAACCGTGACATTGAAAGGGGGCGCCactgtcaataccggatcgctaataaatgaatgttttctttgagtaaaattttctatctacagtattaagagtactttccctccaggtggcattacaaaattttatCCTGTATAGTtaaacgatggtggcgccccctgtctATGAGTTTAGTGGGACAGTTAAGTGTAGGTCATCTATATGTCTATCGCGCAAGTGTCATGTGgccattttatttttgtcagtTCTTGTAGTGCCAATATAAATGACCTAaattgaactgtcccaccaaactcattgacagggggacgccaccatcgttcaactatatagtttccaacatggcaaaaattggaaccggcgatccggtattgacggtggcgccccgctgtcaatgtcacggatgggacagttcagtatttttgaTCTACACAAGATTTGTACGAGATTCATGTTGATGCGTGTAGGTCGCGCAGCGAAATTCGGAGGCGAACACGGTACTCGCACCGATGTAATATTTGCACGTAATTGACTGACGTCTGACACATCACACGCGCGACCTTTAAGATTGCAATAATTCGGTGATCGTCGTACGTGTGTCGTCCTCAGGCGAGAAGCAAAGGAGCAGCGCCGGCGGCGCCCACGCCGACCACGCCCGAGGGCCCGGGCGGCGCGCTGGGCGgcagcagcagcggcagcggcgacgcggcgggcgcgggcgcgggagcggcggcggcgcggcggcgcgagTTCGTGtagcgcgcggcggcggcggccgcgCCCAACGACtagcgcgccgccgcccgccgcccgccgcccgcgcccgccgtcCCCGACGCGTGACAGGCGATGAACTGAAACTGTTGTGTTCAACTCGAATACTCGACCGGTCGAGTCGAACTGTGCGCAGTCGGCCGACCGGCGCTTCGCACCGCACGCGCTCGCGCCGGGCCCGCGCAGTGCACGCCGGATCGCCCGCGTCTCGCCGCGTGTCAGCGCTCCATCCGTTCCTTTCTCGTAGATTAGAATGTTACGATCGCACTTTCCTTGCGCCGATCGGGCTCGTCGTTCGAAGTTTGCGTTATCTTTCACGCCGGCACGTTCACGACCGCACGTTTGTTACCTACGTTTCGGACGCGTCACTTACGACTTTGACCTCGATAAAATTCTTCTAGTGCTTGTCGCGAGTGAAGATTTATTTTTCCCTTTGGAcgatttttaattgtttaaataatCACGATTCTCCGGAAACTTAACAAAGCACAATATGATGAAGCGTTTTACGACGAAAATGATTCTACAGTGAAATTATACTTTAGGTCATTTATTATCAATTATCATCACGAATAGTCCGCGATCTCATTAGGCTAAGCGCTCGGGCTCCGCGCCGCGCGAGGCGCCGCGGGCGTTGTTACGTTTTTAGAGTTTATGGGCGCTGCTGAGCCCGCACTCGCCCACGCCGAGCCACCGCTCCGTTACTATCTTTTTATCGAGAAATATATCGAAATGAGAACTGTACTCTGGTTTTATTTGATATGATGGTCGGCCAAATTCCTCATGGGTGATGGGTGATCGACAGTGTCCTTTAATATTGCACAGTATTAGAtaagaaatacataaatatacatTCGCGTTCcaatcttagattaataaaacctagatggatagtcttcatacaaacgcttcgtcaagagtgaggcaaaaatcttatgtcattagtgtcaattttgttagggagtgtagacagtgaaggcgattttcccgaaagtagggaaatttttaatacgtttttaattattttataactaacaaaaacaaaacgcatcatgtacttgcttatttattgaattcaaagtacctacctaattacaataagataaatcgacttaaaagtctcgatttcataaaaaaaaggaagtgtatttgtacggcgaacaattgggaaataaattttcgtgttactggtatcattcccgtatttaattttaaaaagccaaattcaagcaaaatacgcgtcgaatcgtagtacttacttatgaaatgtaacactggtcactttctttagtttttctgatgtatttagacaccctttcacagcacaaaccgtcttaattaattaagtcgtcggacgtgtttaccaatttttcactttgacagttcatgtgacgtttacgagtaggtaagccattctggctcactaaaatctgcctcacttttcgtgcactgactacatatctatctaggttttattaatctaaggttccaatgcaattaaaataaagagagacctgcatttctttattttaataattgtcgTTTGTAAATGTGACGGGGCCCGCTTAACGCAATTTCGGGCCTAAATCATTGCCTGCAGTTTCTGTTAAAACTGGTTAAAGTAGAAGTTCCTACACAAATAAAATTTGAGTCTACATTTGGGCCATGCGACGTCATAAAAGACGACCAAATTCTACTCGAAGTACCAGGAGCACATAAATAAAAGGGGGTATTTGTCGTTTTTAAATGTGACAATTATTAAAGGACGTAAGTATGTAACACTGTTTGTCCTCCTTTGTTTATCTCATTCCCTCACATGGGATAGGCCTAGAATGggataaaaatacacaaatgtcACTAAGAAAAAAGAGAACAATAGTTGAATGTCCGCTCAAAGTACCAGGACAACATACAAAGACGGTCTGTGTGGGTGTGGCATTAGTATATGTTAGATAAAgacatgtataatatttatatgCCGTCTCATTCCTCCGCAATATTTATGAGGGTACATCACTATAAGAAAAAGAGCAAGACGGGTTATGATCTTAGTACCCCGTCTCTTTCGGTCCGCATGTTTACGGGGGTAGTCTTATAAGTATTTGACTTAAAAGGTGAATAAATAAATCTCCTGCTAAATTATGGTCTCCTAGTACCATAGAAATAATCGAACATCAAAAACGAAGAAAAATCAAAGGAATTTTACAAAAATCAAGCAACTTTTGTGGCATTTGAGGTAACCACTCCACAGGTGATCGATCAAGGCCGTATTTTCCAAAACaccatcataatattttaggtaCATTTACTTTAGCATAAAACAGTCCTTGAGTAAGGAAGCAAAAATGTAGAACGCCATcatcgtaatattttatttcaagatTATTCCAATGAATAAacaactgtataaataaatcatcctgCAGTTTCTGTCAAAACTGGTTAGTAAACTAAAAGTCCCTACACAAAATTTGGGCCATGCGACGTCATAAAAGACAACCGAATCCTACTCACAGTACCAGGAGCACATAAATAATAGGGGGGTAATTGCCGTTGGTAAATGTGACATTAAAAAGGGCGCAAGTATGTAATGCTGTTTGTCCCCCTATGTTTATCTCATTTCCTCACATCGGATAGACCTAGAATGggataaaaatacacaaatgtcACTAAGAAAAAAGAGATAACAATAGTTGAATGTCCGCTCAAAGTACCAGGACAACATGCAAAGACGGTCTGTGTGGGTGTGACAATAGTATATGTTAGATAAAgacatgtataatatttatatgCCGTCTCATTCCTCCGCAATATTTATGAGGGTACATCACTATAAGAAAAAGAGCAAGACGGGTTATGATCTTAGTACCCCGTCTCTTTCGGTCCGCATGTTTAAGGGGGTAGTCTTATaagtatttgacttaaaatGTGAATAAATAAATCTCCTGCTAAATTATGGTCTCCTAGTACCATAGAAATAATCGAACATCAAAAATGAAGAAAAATTAAAGGAATTTTACAAAAATCATGCAACTTTTGTGGCATTTGAGGCGATCAAAACGCACTACCATAGCCACTCCACAGGTGATCGATCAAGGCCGTATTTTCCAAAACaccatcataatattttaggtaTATTTACTTTAGCATAAAACAGTCCTTGAGTAAGGAAGCAAAAATGTAGAACGCCATcatcgtaatattttatttcaagatTATTCCAATGAATAAacaactgtataaataaatcatcctgCAGTTTCTGTCAAAACTGGTTAGTAAACTAAAAGTCCCTACACAAAATTTGGGCCATGCGACGTCATAAAAGACAACCGAATCCTACTCACAGGTACCAGGAGCACATAAATAATAGGGGGGTAATTGCCGTTGGTAAATGTGACATTAAAAAGGGCGCAAGTATGTAATGCTGTTT
This genomic stretch from Ostrinia nubilalis chromosome 14, ilOstNubi1.1, whole genome shotgun sequence harbors:
- the LOC135077938 gene encoding potassium voltage-gated channel protein eag; its protein translation is MPGGRRGLVAPQNTFLENIIRRSSSQPDSSFLLANAQIVDYPIVYCNETFCKMSGYNRAEVMQKSCRCTWMYGELTEKEAVERVDRALDHHLADQFEILLYKKNRIEGIGCCTPLWLLVQVAPIRNERELVVLFLLTFRDITALKQPIDADDPKGGLSKFAKLARSVTRSRSVLVSALPALKEPQRQSHLAHVSTAPPHVMSLSGDVLPQYRQEAPKTPPHILLHYCAFKAIWDWIILCLTFYTAIMVPYNVAFKNKTSEDVSLLVIDSIVDVVFFIDIVLNFHTTFVGPGGEVVSDPKVIRKNYFKSWFLIDLLSCLPYDVFNAFDHDEDGIGSLFSALKVVRLLRLGRVVRKLDRYLEYGAAMLILLLCFYMLVAHWLACVWYSIGRSDADSGLQYSWLWKLANVTQTPYSYVWSNESDGPELVNGPSRKTMYVTALYFTMTCMTSVGFGNVAAETDNEKIFTICMMIVAALLYATIFGHVTTIIQQMTSATAKYHDMLNNVREFMKLHEVPKALSERVMDYVVSTWAMTKGLDTDKVLNYCPKDMKADICVHLNRKVFNEHPAFRLASDGCLRALAMHFHMSHSAPGDLLYHTGESIDSLCFIVTGSLEVIQDDEVVAILGKGDVFGDSFWKDSAVGQSAANVRALTYCDLHTIKRDRLLEVLDFYQAFANSFARNLTLTYNLRHRLIFRKVRHPRSFCASSSIFYEVLYSRRALF
- the LOC135078278 gene encoding spidroin-1-like; the protein is MERRKREPQLEQAQDHLVRKIFSRFRRERSVAAAPAPPPARAPSAPAAPAAAAAAAPNSLSASPADPERGEPGAGGAGGTGGAGAARGKWGRLLAGGSLDAGEGARGVFARSLSVRERPAALGAGAGAGAGAGAGAGAGAGDAGTLLKAQFAKARSASALGAARQDTIEEELEEKRVAPAAAAPAHASTQAPAAACSLAGAASLAGASLTGALHTGASHGAPASAAALAHAASSHDAALAELRRDVRNEVQRLQQKLGRVEELLTMLATRLGADTDAGPGPAGAGPGPAGAGPGAGPGPAGAGPDDERPRAPTDVAALARKRRSKARSKGAAPAAPTPTTPEGPGGALGGSSSGSGDAAGAGAGAAAARRREFV